A single region of the Chryseobacterium culicis genome encodes:
- a CDS encoding malate dehydrogenase, whose protein sequence is MKVTVVGAGAVGASCAEYIAMKNFCSEVVLVDIKEGFAEGKAMDLMQTASLNGFDTKITGTTGDYSKTAGSHVAVITSGIPRKPGMTREELIGINAGIVKEVTENLVKHSPEVIIIVVSNPMDTMAYLVHKTSGLPKHKIIGMGGALDSARFKYRLAEALEAPISDVDGMVIAAHSDTGMLPLLSKATRNGVPVTEFLSDEQQKYVIEETKVGGATLTKLLGTSAWYAPGAAVSVMVQAIACDQKKMIPCSLMLEGEYGQNDICLGVPAIIGANGVESIVNVTLTAEEQLKFAEAANAVREVNGDLKF, encoded by the coding sequence ATGAAAGTAACTGTAGTAGGTGCAGGCGCTGTAGGAGCAAGCTGTGCAGAATACATCGCAATGAAGAACTTCTGTTCAGAAGTAGTTTTGGTAGACATTAAAGAAGGGTTTGCTGAAGGAAAAGCAATGGACTTGATGCAGACAGCATCTCTTAACGGATTTGATACAAAAATTACGGGTACAACAGGAGATTACAGCAAAACTGCAGGTTCTCATGTAGCAGTAATCACTTCAGGGATTCCAAGAAAACCTGGAATGACAAGAGAAGAATTAATCGGTATCAACGCTGGTATCGTGAAAGAAGTTACTGAAAACTTAGTAAAACATTCTCCGGAAGTAATCATCATCGTGGTTTCTAACCCAATGGATACTATGGCTTACCTTGTTCACAAAACTTCAGGTCTTCCTAAGCACAAAATCATCGGAATGGGTGGTGCATTAGACTCTGCAAGATTCAAATACAGATTAGCTGAAGCATTGGAAGCTCCAATTTCTGATGTTGACGGTATGGTAATCGCTGCTCACAGTGATACAGGTATGCTTCCATTATTGAGCAAAGCGACAAGAAATGGGGTTCCTGTAACTGAATTCTTGAGTGATGAGCAACAAAAATATGTAATCGAAGAAACTAAAGTAGGAGGAGCTACTCTTACTAAATTATTAGGAACTTCAGCTTGGTATGCTCCAGGTGCAGCTGTTTCTGTAATGGTTCAGGCTATTGCATGTGACCAGAAGAAAATGATACCTTGTTCTTTAATGCTTGAAGGAGAATACGGACAAAATGATATCTGCCTTGGTGTTCCAGCAATTATCGGAGCAAACGGAGTAGAATCAATTGTAAACGTAACCTTGACTGCTGAAGAGCAATTGAAATTCGCTGAAGCTGCTAATGCAGTTAGAGAAGTGAATGGAGATCTTAAATTTTAA
- a CDS encoding REP-associated tyrosine transposase produces MSRKHKFHEKEGAYFISFATVFWIDIFIRMEYFDILIEALRYCRKNKGMIIFGYCIMPSHVHLLFRSEKCQPSELIRDFKGFTAKKLLQAIEDNTQESRKEWLLWMFKKAGSQNSNIKKYQFWQQNNMPLEIWSLKVFEQKLNYVHQNPVESGFVMEPWEWKYSSARNYCDDYERILEIDVNL; encoded by the coding sequence ATGAGCAGAAAACACAAATTTCATGAAAAAGAAGGAGCTTATTTTATAAGCTTTGCCACAGTATTCTGGATAGATATTTTTATACGAATGGAATATTTTGATATTCTTATTGAAGCATTAAGATATTGTAGAAAAAACAAAGGAATGATTATTTTCGGATATTGTATCATGCCTAGTCATGTACATCTGTTATTCCGGTCAGAGAAATGCCAACCTTCAGAATTAATAAGAGATTTTAAAGGTTTTACAGCTAAAAAACTACTACAAGCTATTGAAGACAATACTCAGGAAAGCAGAAAAGAGTGGTTATTGTGGATGTTTAAAAAAGCAGGAAGCCAAAATTCTAATATAAAAAAGTATCAGTTTTGGCAACAAAATAATATGCCCCTAGAGATATGGTCATTAAAAGTATTTGAACAAAAACTAAATTATGTTCATCAGAATCCTGTAGAATCTGGATTCGTTATGGAACCTTGGGAATGGAAATACAGCAGTGCCAGAAATTATTGTGACGATTATGAGAGGATTCTTGAAATAGATGTTAATTTATAA
- a CDS encoding biliverdin-producing heme oxygenase, which yields MVSEYLKQNTADYHDAAEKLFNSEKIFNKTFTLEDYKKIIHTNYLMLLHSEDKIFNSLSGKYAEKLQLDARKKLSLIEKDLKSLSLENQEVSHPLDFNNEHEALGAMYVIEGSTLGGNVIAKQLSKTEGFDEVTFNFFGCYQENTGPMWKNFKEVLDTEVTEENYNEVLSGAKKLYTFLLNVN from the coding sequence ATGGTATCAGAATATCTTAAACAGAATACAGCAGATTATCACGATGCAGCAGAAAAACTTTTTAATTCTGAAAAGATTTTTAACAAAACTTTCACTTTAGAGGATTATAAAAAGATTATCCACACCAATTACCTGATGCTTCTTCACAGTGAAGATAAAATATTCAACAGCCTTTCCGGTAAGTATGCAGAGAAACTTCAGCTGGATGCTAGAAAAAAACTCTCCCTTATTGAAAAAGACCTGAAAAGCCTTTCTCTGGAAAATCAGGAAGTATCTCATCCTCTGGATTTCAATAACGAGCATGAAGCACTTGGAGCCATGTATGTGATTGAAGGTTCTACCCTGGGTGGAAATGTAATTGCAAAACAGCTTTCTAAAACGGAAGGATTTGATGAGGTTACCTTCAATTTTTTCGGATGTTATCAGGAAAATACAGGGCCTATGTGGAAGAATTTTAAAGAAGTTCTGGATACAGAGGTAACTGAAGAAAACTACAATGAAGTGCTTTCCGGTGCGAAAAAATTATATACGTTTTTACTGAACGTCAACTAA